A part of uncultured Treponema sp. genomic DNA contains:
- a CDS encoding PilZ domain-containing protein, translating to MNVTKEILEWLKVSSIVIRKDEADIMSFLARFTSEIWTLTMLQKHGFLQNEQISVQINFSDGESEEFLATVIESGEDFCDVKISGSEKKARTAAFISALENLDEKYTKYGRRKEERIEIGKRNSARFGLSSPEQTVFVNGIKMQQPCAVVDASIHGICIITPCSDQRMKDCDSFNVMLNFVSPEQTIVLKCHKVHAQLKKTESKIYARISCQLLEPIHFAWKERVIKLLESEKNL from the coding sequence ATGAACGTAACAAAGGAAATTCTTGAGTGGCTAAAAGTGTCATCAATAGTTATCAGAAAAGACGAAGCGGACATAATGAGCTTTCTTGCAAGATTCACTTCTGAAATCTGGACGCTTACAATGCTGCAGAAGCACGGCTTTCTGCAAAATGAGCAGATTTCCGTCCAGATAAATTTTTCAGACGGAGAGAGCGAAGAATTTCTTGCGACTGTAATTGAATCTGGAGAGGATTTCTGCGATGTCAAAATTTCAGGCTCGGAGAAAAAGGCAAGGACAGCCGCGTTTATTTCAGCACTTGAGAACCTTGACGAGAAATACACAAAATATGGGCGCAGAAAAGAGGAGCGAATTGAAATCGGAAAACGCAACTCCGCAAGGTTCGGACTTTCATCTCCAGAGCAAACTGTCTTTGTGAACGGAATAAAAATGCAGCAGCCGTGCGCCGTTGTTGACGCGAGCATACACGGAATCTGCATAATCACGCCCTGCTCCGACCAGAGAATGAAGGACTGCGACAGCTTCAATGTGATGCTGAATTTCGTAAGCCCCGAGCAGACAATTGTTTTAAAATGCCACAAAGTCCACGCCCAGCTGAAGAAAACTGAAAGCAAAATCTATGCGAGAATCTCCTGCCAGCTCCTTGAGCCGATTCACTTCGCATGGAAAGAACGTGTCATAAAACTGCTTGAATCCGAAAAGAACTTGTAA
- a CDS encoding type IV secretion system protein yields the protein MDAFDLPLVQTLEYFGGVMAQGYKWAAFYGNLFGLIGLAWSGFKVAMSRMTVKDFWWDTIFKWVGYLLLLNLYPAIVIGIGGIAGEIGIKAGGAKDAIVSELKAMRSSIEADLATVNSIEAGNDEDAKSRLDDYSPKSLGDKDSYNDFVGKATSSIPGLKGGNRWDSNEMNRKLSEQKNDKSDDEKRKFKDLFKVETLKAINAVLGDRNLDGTKIGDNTDTYISLDIFIKDADGNESFYLSPGALLRMTLLAANIMHSKNTSAFLQRNEEIDSAKLNPFVSAGRTIQSGMQFVLDGIVVWFCVIVLALCVIFALVQYIMTVIEFTIVAAVGVIFIPLLLFDGTKDIPKKLVPVFISFMVKMIVITLCLMFVYYLIIEFTVNTITSDGFDIVWLLVDVAFNAVLSYVMTQNAPKIAQTILTGQPQLSMGEALQGIGTAAATAGGMKAASANAVRGAVNTGTNLKGEASKIKAAGKGVKELGGNKRQALRAMGAVATADLKDRAKAGFEKFSKGHDSIPGWDKFKQMAGFGGGHGASGGAGGGASAHGISGQGSAKGHEGKTLGTSSNSNFKTATKYDERTGGQRNMTRKEFYAEKKKQGEDVALEIMKRDQDRANARQNAENANKSDSSELGDKVTDGVRANK from the coding sequence ATGGATGCGTTTGACCTTCCTCTTGTGCAGACACTTGAGTATTTCGGCGGCGTTATGGCGCAGGGCTACAAGTGGGCTGCTTTTTATGGAAATCTGTTCGGTCTTATCGGTCTTGCCTGGTCAGGCTTCAAGGTTGCCATGTCGCGCATGACGGTCAAGGATTTCTGGTGGGACACAATCTTTAAATGGGTCGGCTATCTTCTTCTTTTGAACCTTTACCCGGCGATTGTAATTGGAATCGGCGGAATTGCAGGCGAGATAGGGATAAAGGCAGGCGGCGCGAAGGACGCTATTGTGAGCGAGCTGAAAGCCATGCGCTCGTCGATAGAGGCTGACCTTGCGACCGTGAATTCAATCGAGGCCGGAAATGACGAGGACGCGAAATCAAGGCTTGATGATTATTCTCCAAAATCGCTTGGCGATAAGGACAGCTACAATGATTTTGTAGGAAAAGCCACAAGCTCGATTCCCGGCTTGAAAGGAGGCAACAGATGGGATTCAAACGAGATGAACAGAAAGCTGTCAGAGCAGAAAAATGACAAGTCTGATGATGAAAAAAGAAAATTCAAAGACCTGTTCAAGGTGGAAACTCTCAAGGCTATAAATGCTGTTCTTGGCGACAGAAATCTGGACGGAACGAAAATCGGCGACAACACGGACACGTACATTTCTCTTGACATATTCATAAAGGATGCCGACGGAAACGAGAGTTTCTACTTGTCTCCGGGCGCGCTCTTGAGAATGACGCTTCTTGCGGCGAACATAATGCACTCAAAGAATACTTCGGCTTTTCTTCAGCGAAACGAGGAAATTGATTCGGCAAAGCTGAATCCGTTTGTTTCCGCCGGAAGAACTATCCAGAGCGGCATGCAGTTTGTTCTTGACGGAATTGTTGTGTGGTTCTGCGTGATTGTGCTTGCGCTCTGCGTGATATTCGCGCTTGTTCAGTACATAATGACGGTGATTGAGTTCACGATTGTGGCGGCTGTCGGAGTTATTTTTATTCCGCTTCTTCTTTTTGACGGTACTAAGGACATTCCGAAAAAGCTCGTGCCGGTTTTCATAAGCTTCATGGTCAAGATGATTGTGATAACATTGTGCCTGATGTTCGTTTACTACCTGATAATAGAGTTCACGGTGAACACAATCACGTCGGACGGATTCGATATTGTGTGGCTTCTTGTTGATGTCGCATTCAATGCGGTCTTGAGCTATGTGATGACGCAGAACGCTCCGAAGATTGCGCAGACAATCCTGACAGGCCAGCCTCAGCTGAGCATGGGCGAGGCATTGCAGGGCATTGGAACTGCGGCTGCGACAGCAGGCGGAATGAAGGCTGCAAGCGCGAATGCTGTAAGAGGCGCGGTCAATACAGGCACTAATTTAAAAGGTGAAGCTTCAAAAATAAAGGCGGCAGGAAAAGGTGTCAAAGAATTGGGCGGAAATAAAAGGCAGGCACTTAGAGCGATGGGGGCTGTTGCAACTGCTGACTTGAAAGACCGTGCAAAAGCCGGATTTGAGAAATTCTCAAAAGGGCATGATTCCATTCCTGGCTGGGACAAGTTTAAGCAGATGGCTGGCTTTGGAGGCGGACACGGAGCTTCCGGCGGTGCAGGAGGCGGTGCTAGTGCCCATGGAATCTCAGGACAAGGCTCTGCTAAAGGGCATGAGGGAAAAACTCTTGGAACATCTTCAAATTCTAATTTCAAGACTGCCACTAAATATGATGAGCGCACTGGAGGCCAGCGCAATATGACGCGTAAAGAATTTTATGCTGAAAAAAAGAAGCAGGGAGAAGATGTTGCTCTTGAAATTATGAAGCGCGACCAAGACAGAGCCAATGCTAGGCAAAATGCAGAAAATGCAAATAAGTCTGACTCATCAGAACTTGGCGACAAGGTTACTGACGGCGTAAGGGCGAACAAGTAA